From one Candidatus Aminicenantes bacterium genomic stretch:
- the rsmD gene encoding 16S rRNA (guanine(966)-N(2))-methyltransferase RsmD: MIRIASGFYKGRVLRGGKNSVIRPTMSKLKLTFFDILQHDVKEKIFLDGFAGTGNIGIEALSRGAEYVIFIDDLPEAARTIKHNAEKIGIASDFYRVILGDFNRSIIALAKDGFQFDLIYLDPPYAMLEYANPLKVIFKRNVLKKDGLIVLERPTQVRFETPYFTLRRSVPSGRESLDFFGY, translated from the coding sequence ATGATCAGAATTGCCAGCGGCTTCTACAAGGGGCGGGTGTTGCGCGGCGGAAAAAACTCCGTCATCCGCCCGACCATGTCGAAGCTGAAGCTCACCTTCTTCGACATCCTGCAGCACGATGTCAAGGAAAAAATTTTTCTCGACGGCTTCGCCGGCACCGGCAATATCGGCATTGAGGCGCTCTCGCGCGGCGCCGAGTACGTCATTTTCATCGACGACTTGCCCGAGGCGGCGCGCACCATCAAGCACAACGCCGAAAAAATAGGCATCGCCAGCGATTTTTACCGGGTGATCCTCGGCGATTTCAACCGCTCGATCATCGCCCTGGCCAAGGACGGCTTCCAGTTCGACCTGATCTACCTCGACCCGCCCTACGCCATGCTCGAATACGCCAATCCGCTGAAGGTGATTTTCAAGCGCAACGTGCTGAAAAAAGACGGGCTGATCGTGCTGGAAAGGCCGACACAGGTCCGCTTCGAAACGCCCTATTTCACCCTGCGCCGCAGCGTGCCCAGCGGCCGCGAAAGCCTCGATTTTTTCGGCTACTGA